The Dreissena polymorpha isolate Duluth1 chromosome 2, UMN_Dpol_1.0, whole genome shotgun sequence nucleotide sequence TTGTGTATTGCAAGAACAAATTGTACGTTTTAAGCCGGAACTCTGCAATTGCTTTAATTCGGATCTCCATTTATTCGAAAAGAAGAACAAACACAACAATTCATCGAGATCAATAGTTTCGAAAAAAACTGACCCTTTTGATAAAACAATTATAGTTTCTGTCAAATGGATTTTAAATCGGTAATCTCGGTTATTATCtctgaattatattttttatcgacAGCTAATCCCAGAGTGATTCTATTTTAAATTTGTATGTAGTAggttattaatgtttaaaaacgcTCTTTTAAGGAATTGTGTGTGGTAAAATGCTCATTTTGAATATCCATATACGTATTCATATTAACTTGTGCATAATGAAGACGGTTTCGTTGTTTAGTGGTCaagcgtcgcaaaaaagtatatgATAAGCGCCATTAAATGATCCATTATAGTTGTTTGCATGTAGCCATAGATGTTGTATTGTCTTAAATTCTTACAGAAAAAAGTCAAAAGTAGTTTAAAACCCATTTTTTTATAGACAATATaatgttcataaatatatatcaaaatcagtgtcaaaaataatatttcactGATTGAATTGAATCAATCTGTTACAACAATGCGCTGTACACTGTAGAtcaattattctttaaaaaattatatctTAACGATATTTGTATTCCAAACAATGTGAATTTTCCCTAATAGTATTTTATCTAAACCAGTTATTCATGTACAGCAGTAGGATGTCGAAGTTTCTTCATGTTGTTTTGTCCAAGGATGTTATGTGGTGGCTGAAACTGGATGCAAATGCATATATTCATACTGATACTCATATATATCAACGGacatattttgtgttgtaataTTGAATAATAGTAGTATTTATTATCGTAgtatttataaacaattagaTAATTATACCCCGCATATCATACTTCAAATTCAagtacaacttctactacttctacaactgaaacttatactactactacttctactactactattaagactacttctactactactactactactactactactactactactactactactactactactactactactactactacaactacttctactattactactactactactactactactactactacttctactactactactactactactactactactactactactactactgctactactactactactactactactactactcctacaacttctaatacaactactacttctagaactactactactattgctactactactaatactactactactacttctactacttcttcttctacgaccagtactactacttctgctaatgcactactactactactactactacttctactactactattaagactactactaaaactactactactactactactactactactactactactactactactactactactactactactactaccactactactactacttatactactacttatactactactactactactactactactactactactactactactactactactactaccaccactactactactaatactacttctattgctacaactactacttctactactaatactactactactactactactactactactactactacttctactactagtagtgGGAGCAGttgtctaatggtaggacgctggcttagggatcaagagtcccgggttcgaatcccgccctgaccactgtaatttccttgagcaagaaattggtcccacatctgctcctctccacccaggtgtataaatgggtacctgtgaagGAAATAAGcaaatgtgccgtggctgccttgtgcgccatatgtaaacggacgacttagatCCCATTGATCGGTGGTTGATTGTGAAGTCGGCTGAATATGTATATAGAAACAggctataaaccgcacctttaaccttttaacctttactactactactactactactactactactactactactactactactactactactactactattactactactactactacttctactactactactaccactactactactactactactactactactactactactactactactactgctactacatctactactactacctctgcTACTACTAcctctgctactactactactactactacttctactactactgctgctactactactactactactactactaatacgctactactacaacattactactactactactactactactactactactaatgctactactactactactacgtctactactactactactactactactactactactactactactactactactactactactactactactactactacttctactacttctactactaatactactagaactactactactattggtgctactactactactactactactactactactactactactactactactactactactactactactactactactactactactacgactacaactactactacttcttcttcttcttctactaccagtactactacttctactactgcactactactactactactactactactactactactactactactactattactacttctactactactactacttctactactacactactactactactaccactactacgactacaactactactactactactactactactactactactactactaattctactactacaactactactactactactattactacttctactactactactactactactactactactactactactactaccactactactactactactactactactactactaccactactaatactacttctattgctactacacttctactactactactactactactactactactactactactactactactactactactactactactacttcttcttcttctactactactactactactactactgctactatacttctactactactactactactactactgctgctactactactactacttctactactacttctactactattactagaactactactactattgctgctactactactactactactactactactactactactactactactactactactactactactactactactacttctactactactactactactactactactactactactactacctctgctactactactactactactacttctactactacttctactactactgctgctactactactactactactactactaatacgctactactacaacattacttctactactactactactagaactactattattatcactactactactacttcaacttctacttctactacttctactactactacttctactattattattactactactactactactactactactactactactactactactacttctactactactactactactactactacaactactaatgctactactacttctactacgtctactactactactactactactactattactactactacttctactactaatactactaatactactagaactactactactattgctgctactactactactactactactactactactactactactacttctactactactactactactactactacaactactactactactacttcttcttcttcttctactaccagtactactacttctactactgcacTACTactgcactactactactactactactaccactactactactactactactattactactactattactactactactactactactactactactactactactactacgactacgactactactactactacatactactactactactacttctactaccactactactaatactacttctagtgctactactacactactactactactactactactactactactactactactactactactactactactactactactactacttctactactacttcttcttcttctactaccagtactactacttatgctactgcactactactactacaactactactactactactactactactactactactactactactactactactactcctactacttctactatacttctactactattactactactactactactgctgctactactactactacttctattactacttctactactattactagaactactactactattgctgcctactactactacgactactactactactactactactactactactactactactacttctactactactactactactactactactactactactactactactactactactactactactactactactactactactactactactactactactactattactactactactactactactactacaactactactacttctactactactactactaaaactaatactattactactactactactacttcaacttctacttctactacttctactactactattatgactactactactactactactactaatactactactactactacttctattattattattaatactactactactactactactactactactactactactacttctactactactattactactgctagaactactactactactactactactactactactactactactactactactactataataataataataatatttttactactactactacttcttcttctactacactactactactactacgactacgactactactactaatacaactactactactactactactactactactactactactactactactactactactactactactactgctagaactactactactactactactactactactactactactactactactactactactactactactactactactactatttttactactactactacttcttcttctactacactactactactactaagactactactactactactaactactactactactactactactactactacatactactactactactaaaactactactactactactacttattacttctactactactattaattactaactactactactactactactactactactactactactacactactactactaatatctaactactactactactacttcctaccACTACTAtacttacactactactactactaccactactattactactacactactactaagtactactattactactatactactactactactactactacttactactactactactactactgctactactactactactactacttctactactactactaatactactactacttgtactacaactactactacttcttctactactactactcctactactactactactactactactactactactactactactactactactattactactactactacttctactacttctactactactaatactactgctgctactactactactagtacttttactactacttctacttatactactactactaatactactactacttctactactactactactactactactactactactactactactactactactactactactactacttctactactactactactactacttctactactaatactactactactactagaactattactattattgctactactactactactactactcctatactactactactactacaactactacaactactactactactactactactactaatactactactactactactactactacttcttcttcttcttttactaCCAGTTctattacttctgctactgcactactactactactactactactactactactactacttcttcttcttctactaccagttctactactacttctactactctactactgctactactactactactactactactactactactgctactactactactactactactactactactactactactactactactactactactactactactccttctactgctactacttcttctactactatttcttcttttactactactactactactattattaatcctttaactattattcttctactactactccttttacttctacttctatttatactactattactactactactaataataataatattaataatactcCTTCTGCCACTGGTTATTATTATACAAtctttgtcacaaacgtgacgAATACCACCTCATCTTTTGGTCACTATATTACTTACGGCACTTAACTAAGAAATAACTGGATCGATGCGCGTCAAAATTGTGTTTTGCACATATACGCTGTATGATGAtaacatgtttcaagttttattcaATCGCTTTAGACATGTACTAAAAGTTCGCTTCAAAACTTTTACCATCGTATTTTAAGTCATGCCCTTGTTATATTAAATGTTTCAATTCAATCCCTTGCAAAATATCGAAGCTGTTCGCCTCTAAAATGTATACCATGATATGTGGGCAAAGCGACAAACAAATCGACCAACTTACAGATTGACTCCAATGTACCCATAACCAAGCTACGTCTGCTGGGATATAATAAAACTAATTTACCCGGTGTAATCGTAGAATAGTGTTCAGTGTCAACCATCCCTCTTCTGGAAAAGAAAAGGAAACCAACTTGCGGGAATGTCAACGTAGAGTATGTACATCTATATAATGAACTGCACATTTCAACTTTCACATTCTCACTACGATATGTACgtgttttcttcaaaatatatatGCTTATTTCCACCCTTCTCCCTCACACACCCACATTCAACGGGGACTGGAGTCATAGTGATTTTCCCTTCCCCGTCCGTCTTTGAGTCGTTCGTTTGTGTCGCGATTAACTCAAACACGGATACAAACATATTAGCCAGCATGATAACTTGTgcacgcaattaatatttttgtaaaaaaaaatcaacatatttaGGGGTATggcttttatataaaacaaaatacatatgtTAACTTGTGTTGCTCAACAGGTATTGATGCCAATGGGGACGAAAGGTTTAAGCGTATTAATCCTTATGTTATTTAAATCTATTATACAATTTGTTTCGgatgtttcgttttgtttttaattgatcgGAGTTTTGGCcttttttatatcaaaatggAATTGTTTGATTTATGCACGTAACTAAAACATAGTGTTGCTAGAGGAGTTAGCGTTATCAACATAGTTTCGTGCAAATAAATGTGGCTCATATGTTTGACGTAGCTGGATTTATTGTCCTGTTTGCCACACAATTGCATTTACATCTTGCGTCACGCgtaacttaaaaaatattgctgctAGAGAGAAGACACCTGCGAACCTTCATATTTTGGTTTCAATATGGTTTACATAaccggagttatgacccttttaaaacaaaaaatgcaaattttaactTTTGTCTCTCGTTAGTCAAAAATGGTGCTGGACgaatgaaacaataaaacaaattgacaatattgaaCATTCGCACCTCAATAAGTCGCGTTTGATATGTTCGACATTAAACTTTACCagtaaaatgacattttttacatTATGTATGGTGCAACTCAAAACATATTGCGTATACTGTGATAACACTTAACAAACATATAAACTTTCATGTACACTTCGTATTTGTGTCAATTTTCTCCCACATTAGTGGAATTGTGAGACAAGAGTAGAATGTAGGGGCATCCATGACATacgaaaacacattacatttaaaagcattctttgttttaataataataacaagcatGCATATGGTACAATTTAATAACTCAATTACAATTAGACAgacatgaaataaatattacctgTTGGCCAAAACGTCGTACGGCTTAGAGGGCACTCGTTCGGTGGCTGAAATTAATGATATCAATattatttgagcctcgttctggcaaAATTGAGCataataaatgtttgtaaaatgtcgtgccagattagcctgtgaagtccgcacaggcttaccaggaatgtcactttccacttgtatggcaATTTCGGTTTACATGAAGTCTCTTTCATACGAAAATTcagtgaaggcggaaagtgttgtctctttaaagcctgtgtggactgcacagactaatctgtgatgacactaaacgcacattTGTAAGCTCCGTTTTCACAGTTCGAGGCTTATTGAGGTGTGGAAGTTAAGTTACATTATGTTAAATTATTGTATGACGTTTAAATCGTAATTAAATACGATGCTTTGGGGTGTATTTTCTCATTAATACGTGTTGTATTAATACTCTTGGGCTTAATGAGAGGTTTGACAAACTATCCAACCGTCCGATTTAAACATCTATTGCTTTTCATTTACCGTTCTGAGACGTTGACACCAGCTTAAATAACTGTTTTATGTTTTGTGTCGGGTTGTATGTTTTTACACTTTATTTTCTAGACAGATGTGCCGTTTTTAATGATAAGATATTGCATTCGTAAGAATTGTACCTATTTTTCTGCGCCATTTCTTACAGATTACAATGGTGAGTCCAATAATTGCTGCCAATGCTAACCCACCTCCAAGACCAATTCCCCATATTGGTGAAATATAGACTGTAAAAAAACATAAAGCCAATTAAACAAGAAGTTCACATTATCTTAACACATGTCTTTGCAAATAATTACACACCAAATGCTACAAAAAATTACCAACATGTGCACATTATCTTAACAAACGCGTTGACAAATAATTAGACACATTAATCGCTCGAAAGAGTCAAATGGTATCCTATGTAAACATATTTCGGTATGTTACGAATGGGTTAATTAAAGCATATAATACTTTTCAAATGAAAATACCAAATGGTTCTAACTTGAATTTTTCGTTTGTGTTTTGATGATATCCGATTCCGTTGCATGCTCTTTGGTGCGTCTTAACAGCAGTTTCACTTCATATTTTGTTCCATGTTGCAGCCCATGCAAAGAGAACATTGTGTCGTTTGGGGGAATTGAGACAGAGTTCcagtgtattttgttttcttgcCGCCAAAGTAGGTTCAGTACCATCGGGGTTTCAGCTTTATTGTCCAATGTCCATTCCACGGTGAAGGAATTCTCCGAGATCGAGTCATCAATTACGTGTATCCTGTCATATGCTTGAATTGTCGAATACATATtgataactttataagttgtgtatatattgataaatacatatgTGTAGTATATTACGCTCTTGTATAATCGAGACACACAGTGTGTCACACAGTTTAAGCTTGCGGAACGCATAACTAACGCTCGGATAATAaattttctatatgtatatggaACGCATAACTTACGTTCGGAtaatgaatattatatataaagttATGCAGATCCTTCGAGCGGGTCTTTTTTACTAAGACATTACAATATCTATTTGTTCACATGACCTACACAACAGATTTCAATTACGGATTTCCAGAAATTGCGAAAACATATTTGACAATCCCAATTACGCTAGCTCTACTTCTACTGCAACGTCAACacctactagtctactactactactactactactattattacaactactactaccactaccactactactactactactactactactactactactactactactactacttctactactacttcttctactactactgctggtgctgctgctgctactactactactactactactactactactactactactactactgctgctgctgctgctgctgctgctgctactagtactactactactacttctactactactacttctactactactgctgctgctgctgctactactactgctgctgctgctgctgctactactactactactacttctactactactactactactactactgctgctgctgctgctgctgctgctactactgctacttctactactactactactac carries:
- the LOC127869689 gene encoding uncharacterized protein LOC127869689 — its product is TTTTTTTTTTTTTTATTTTTTTTTTTTTITTTTSTTNTTNTTRTTTTTTTTTTTTTTTTTTTTSTTTTTTTTTTTTTTTTTTTTTTTTTTTTTTTTTTITTTTTTTTTTTTTSTTTTTKTNTITTTTTTTTTTTTTTSTTTSTTTTTTTTTTTTTTTTTTTSTTTTT